One window of Elaeis guineensis isolate ETL-2024a chromosome 11, EG11, whole genome shotgun sequence genomic DNA carries:
- the LOC105054065 gene encoding brassinosteroid LRR receptor kinase-like, whose translation MASSRLSLFPALLLLLFLVAPFTVTSKTFPGDTEALNAVKQGVDPASILPGSCLSTWDFAAADPCDAAYGPRFTCGLRCDARDAAGFLRVTELAFDPAGYSGSLSPSVWSLPFLESLDLADNRLASAVPPPPPAGLPPRLRRVSLSRNAFSGEIPGFSDAPAPAPALEELYLDSNLLSGPIPPGLATLPALRRLELQMNNLTGGIPDLGPLQNLAFLDASDNALSGEFPSGKLPASVVQISLRNNRLEGEIPGAAVAALPALQVMDLSHNGLWGAVPGAAFEHPSLEQLTLSYNQLESITRPGDGGLWSRLIALDLGHNRLGGFLPAFLGLMPRLSALSLEDNRFTGMIPAQYAVRVVGAGGAVPFARLILSGNYLFGPVPSPMVGLKEGSAMVSLADNCLFRCPPEFFFCEGGRQKSSTTCRDFNPVIP comes from the coding sequence ATGGCTTCCTCccgtctctctctcttccccgctTTGCTTCTACTCCTTTTCCTTGTAGCTCCATTTACGGTGACCTCCAAGACTTTCCCTGGAGACACCGAAGCTTTGAACGCCGTGAAGCAGGGCGTGGACCCCGCGTCCATCCTCCCGGGCTCGTGCCTCAGTACCTGGGACTTCGCCGCCGCCGACCCCTGCGACGCCGCCTACGGCCCCCGCTTCACGTGCGGCCTCCGCTGCGACGCCCGCGATGCCGCCGGCTTCCTCCGCGTCACCGAGCTCGCCTTCGACCCCGCCGGCTACTCTGGCTCCCTCTCCCCCTCAGTCTGGTCCCTCCCCTTCCTCGAGTCCCTCGACCTCGCCGACAACCGCCTCGCCAGCGCCGTCCCGCCGCCACCCCCCGCTGGCCTCCCCCCTCGCCTCCGCCGCGTCTCCCTCTCCCGCAACGCCTTCTCCGGCGAGATCCCCGGCTTCTCCGACGCCCCTGCCCCTGCCCCCGCCCTCGAGGAGCTCTACCTCGACAGCAACCTCCTCTCTGGCCCGATCCCCCCGGGACTGGCGACGCTCCCCGCCCTCCGAAGGCTGGAACTCCAGATGAACAACCTCACCGGCGGGATCCCAGATCTGGGCCCCCTCCAAAACCTCGCCTTCCTCGACGCCAGCGACAATGCTCTCTCTGGCGAGTTCCCGTCGGGGAAATTGCCGGCGTCGGTGGTGCAGATCTCTCTCCGGAACAACCGGCTGGAGGGGGAGATCCCGGGGGCGGCGGTGGCGGCGCTGCCGGCGCTCCAGGTGATGGATCTCAGCCACAACGGGCTCTGGGGGGCGGTCCCGGGGGCCGCGTTCGAGCACCCCTCTCTCGAACAACTAACCCTCTCCTATAACCAGCTCGAGTCGATTACCCGCCCGGGGGATGGCGGTCTATGGAGCCGGCTCATCGCGTTGGACCTGGGCCACAACCGGCTCGGAGGATTCCTGCCGGCGTTTCTGGGTTTGATGCCCCGGCTCTCGGCGCTCTCGCTGGAAGACAACCGGTTCACGGGGATGATCCCGGCCCAGTACGCGGTCCGCGTGGTCGGGGCTGGTGGGGCGGTGCCGTTCGCCCGGTTAATTTTATCGGGGAATTATCTTTTCGGGCCCGTCCCGAGCCCGATGGTGGGTTTGAAGGAAGGGAGCGCGATGGTGAGTCTGGCCGACAACTGTTTGTTTCGGTGCCCACCGGAGTTTTTCTTCTGCGAGGGGGGGAGGCAGAAATCGTCCACCACTTGCCGGGATTTCAACCCGGTGATACCGTGA
- the LOC105054064 gene encoding monothiol glutaredoxin-S6 encodes MLLPRGALKASPTPRTGGQRAMLCVAPVVVAMLLLGCAPEASNALDSKSVSAFVQNVVYSNRIAIFSKSYCPYSLRAKHVFNKLHEKPFVVELDLRDDGPEIQNVLLDLVGHQTVPQVFVNGQHIGGSDDTMEALANGKLRKLLGKNQSQLYDG; translated from the exons ATGCTGCTCCCCCGCGGTGCGTTAAAAGCGTCTCCCACGCCGAGGACCGGCGGCCAACGGGCGATGCTATGCGTTGCACCAGTTGTCGTCGCGATGCTGCTGCTGGGATGCGCCCCGGAAGCCTCTAATGCGCTCGACTCCAAGTCCGTTTCCGCCTTCGTACAGAACGTCGTCTACTCCAATCGGATCGCCATCTTCTCCAAATCCTACTGCCC GTATTCACTACGTGCTAAACATGTGTTTAACAAACTACATGAGAAGCCTTTCGTCGTGGAGCTTGACCTTCGAG atGATGGGCCGGAAATTCAAAATGTTCTTCTAGATTTGGTTGGTCACCAAACTGTACCGCAAGTTTTTGTGAATGGTCAACACATTGGTGGCTCGGATG ATACAATGGAGGCGCTTGCAAATGGGAAACTTCGAAAGCTTCTTGGTAAAAATCAATCACAGCTGTATGACGGATGA